One Molothrus aeneus isolate 106 chromosome 6, BPBGC_Maene_1.0, whole genome shotgun sequence genomic window carries:
- the HARBI1 gene encoding putative nuclease HARBI1, whose product MAVPIAVLDCDLLLYGRGHRTLDRFKLEDVTDEYLVSTYGFPRQFICYLVDLLGATLSRPTQRSRAISPETQILAALGFYTSGSFQTRMGDAMGISQASMSRCVANVTEALVERASQFIHFPKDEATVQTLKDDFYALAGMPGVLGVVDCTHVAIKAPNAEDLSYVNRKGLHSLNCLMVCDSRGVLLSAETHWPGSLPDCTVLEQAALTSQFETELHKDGWLLGDSSFLLRTWLMTPLHIPETPAEYRYNMAHSATHNVIERTFRTIRSRFRCLDGSKGTLQYSPEKSSHIILACCVLHNISLQHGLDVWSAPATGHMEQSEEEYEQMESVDSEACRVRQELLLTHFS is encoded by the exons ATGGCCGTACCTATCGCGGTTCTTGACTGCGACCTCTTGCTCTATGGCCGCGGACACCGGACTTTGGATCGCTTCAAGCTGGAGGATGTCACGGATGAGTATCTAGTATCCACGTACGGCTTTCCCCGACAGTTCATTTGCTACCTGGTGGATCTCCTGGGAGCCACTCTCTCACGCCCTACACAGCGGTCCAGGGCCATCAGTCCAGAGACGCAAATCCTTGCTGCATTGGGTTTCTATACCTCTGGCTCCTTCCAGACTCGCATGGGGGATGCTATGGGCATTAGCCAAGCCTCGATGAGCCGCTGTGTTGCCAATGTAACCGAGGCACTTGTGGAAAGAGCCTCACAGTTCATTCACTTTCCTAAAGATGAAGCTACTGTACAGACCTTGAAGGATGACTTTTATGCGCTGGCAGGAATGCCGGGAGTGCTGGGGGTGGTTGACTGCACCCACGTGGCAATCAAAGCGCCAAATGCTGAGGACCTGTCCTATGTGAACCGAAAGGGTCTCCATTCCCTGAACTGCCTCATGGTGTGTGATTCCAGAGGAGTCCTCCTTAGTGCTGAAACGCACTGGCCAGGCAGCCTGCCTGACTGCACGGTGTTAGAGCAGGCAGCCCTCACAAGCCAGTTTGAAACTGAGCTACATAAAGACGGCTGGCTACTTG GTGACAGCTCCTTCTTGCTCCGGACGTGGCTGATGACCCCTCTGCACATTCCCGAGACGCCTGCAGAGTACCGCTACAACATGGCCCATTCCGCCACTCACAACGTCATTGAGCGCACCTTCAGAACCATTCGGTCCCGGTTCCGCTGCCTCGATGGCTCCAAAGGCACCCTGCAGTATTCTCCAGAGAAGTCCAGCCACATCATTCTGGCCTGCTGCGTGCTTCATAACATCTCCCTGCAGCATGGGCTGGACGTGTGGTCTGCACCAGCCACAGGACACATGGAACAATCGGAAGAAGAATACGAGCAAATGGAATCAGTGGACTCGGAAGCCTGTCGTGTTCGTCAGGAGCTTTTACTTACTCATTTTAGCTAA